In the genome of Limanda limanda chromosome 15, fLimLim1.1, whole genome shotgun sequence, one region contains:
- the ccar1 gene encoding cell division cycle and apoptosis regulator protein 1, which yields MAQFGGQKNPPWATQFAPTAVSQQGHSQSLDLNSLHSMGVQQPSILGASPSVYSQQSALAAASLNNQSAANYQLSQQTAALQQQAAAAAAAAALQQSQINSALQQYQQQQQQQQQQQQQQQQQQQQQQQQQQQPPQPPPQQQLYGVPHQLPQPQQALLSQPPVAMSTSLSLSNPQQTAQITVSYPTPRSSHQQQTQPQKQRVFTGVVNKLHDTFGFVDEDVFFQLSAVKGKTPQVGDRVLVEAVYNPNMPFKWNAQRIQTLPQLANQSHQQHQQHQQHPHQHQHPHQHQHQHHQHQHQPLPQASPQLGGLYNEPGMQLRYSDMHSTLDNRQNSQPQVPQMMKAGPTMLQSLPPPTTYSVPVQAPPPSLLQAQLSAASLAPLLQNPPQPLLPQPPPKDVFSGGLLQPPVRMMQQPLPVRRIEPPPRFPNRNDRGPELILRTKEERSRDRDRERRRSRERSPTRKRSRDRSPRRDRSPRRPRRVVPRYTVQFSKFSLDGSSCDIMELRRRYQSLYIPSDFFDAVFTWVDAFPVTRPFQFSNACNFHILHKEVDPLVKNTAVLDPPDANHTYSAKVMLLANPSIEELYHKSCALAEDTQEIRDTFQHPARLIKFLVGMRGKDEAMAIGGHWSPSLDGADPEKDPSVLIKTAIRCCKALTGIDLGLCTQWYRFAEIRYHRPEETHKGRTVPAHVETVVLFLPDVWHCLPTRSEWEVLSRRLREQLAEKLSAERKEADGEQEEEEKDEGEAKDVCIPTHWTKLDPKSMKVNDLRKELDCRSLSSKGLKSQLIARLTKQLKVEEQVEESKEPEKPESKVAEEEEPTRTEEDREEEEKKRLEEIERQRRERRYILPDEPTILVHPNWAAKSGKFDCSVMSLSVLLDYRLEDNKEHSFEVSLFAELFNEMLQRDFGYRIFKALAAIPAKDEKKEKDKKAKKEAEKKDPEKREVKKEKEEEIEEPAIKKTKEDEEDKKLDEKPVKKEESRDEEENEDDGSTANAEEYDPMEAEDADDDDDDKEDDDSTGRKDQKDDRKSSKERASKDKEKKQMVTYNKELLMAFVYFDQSHCGYLLERDLEEILYTLGLHLSRAQIKKLLNKPVIRESCYYRKLTDRGKDEPIPSITEAPIENLTGNRGALPILKARAQSEASESGNLIVYNGAMVDIGSIMQKLEKSEKSREEIEQKLMVQDVKMDEDAKVKAQLEQANKALSRELEEVKTTLVQTEQNLKSEEEQKTTYHSQISKTCNSLMTTVKGLMSVMTKDQKTDAAFQEVLSDHLRLSQTNGADE from the exons ATGGCCCAATTTGGGGGACAGAAGAATCCGCCCTGGGCGACTCAATTTGCTCCCACAGCGGTGTCCCAGCAGGGCCACTCTCAGTCTCTGGACCTCAACAGCCTGCACT ctatgggtgtgcagcaGCCGTCTATTCTGGGAGCATCTCCCTCAGTTTACTCTCAGCAGTCGGCCTTGGCTGCCGCCTCTCTCAACAACCAGTCCGCTGCAAACTATCAGCTGTCTCAGCAAACTGCTGCTTTGCAACAGCAAGCCGCAGCAGctgccgcagcagcagcactacAGCAG TCGCAGATTAATTCAGCGCTACAGCAgtatcagcagcagcaacaacagcaacaacaacagcaacaacaacaacagcaacagcaacagcaacagcaacagcagcagcagcaacctcCCCAACCACCCCCTCAACAGCAACTGTACGGTGTACCTCATCAG CTCCCACAGCCTCAACAGGCACTGCTTTCTCAg CCCCCTGTCGCCATGTCCACCAGTTTGAGTCTGTCTAACCCCCAGCAGACAGCCCAGATTACTGTGTCCTACCCAACACCACGTTCAAGCCACCAACAgcagacacaaccacagaagCAGCGAGTCTTCACCGGTGTCGTCAACAAGCTGCACGACACATTTGGTTTTGTAGATGAAGATGTCTTCTTCCAGCTAAG TGCTGTGAAGGGGAAGACCCCCCAGGTGGGCGACAGGGTCCTAGTGGAAGCTGTGTACAACCCTAACATGCCGTTCAAGTGGAACGCCCAGCGAATCCAGACCTTACCTCAGCTAGCAAACCAGTCG catcagcagcatcagcaacaTCAGCAGCATCCGCATCAACATCAACACCCGCATcaacatcagcatcagcatcatcaacatcaacatcagcCTTTACCTCAAGCTTCCCCACAGCTCGGTGGCCTTTACAATGAGCCCGGGATGCAGCTGCGCTACTCAGACATGCACTCTACTCTGGACAACAGACAAAAT AGCCAGCCTCAAGTTCCTCAAATGATGAAAGCAGGCCCCACCATGCTTCAGTCTCTACCTCCCCCAACCACATACAGTGTTCCTGTCCAGGctccccctccttccctcctgcaGGCCCAGCTTTCTGCTGCCTCTTTGGCCCCTCTCCTCCAAAACCCTCCTCAGCCTCTGCTGCCACAGCCGCCACCCAAAG ATGTTTTCTCCGGGGGTCTGCTTCAACCCCCAGTTAGGATGATGCAACAGCCACTACCTGTTCGACGAATTGAACCTCCCCCTCGTTTCCCCAACCGCAATGATCGAGGCCCTGAGCTCATCCTCAGGACAAAAGAAGAACGCAG CCGGGACAGAGATCGTGAACGCAGGCGATCGAGAGAACGCTCGCCGACACGCAAGCGCTCCAGAGACCGTTCCCCGAGACGTGACCGCTCGCCAAGACGACCTCGCAGGGTCGTGCCTCGCTATACCGTCCAGTTCTCCAAGTTCAGTTTGGATGG ctccagctgtgACATTATGGAGCTGAGGAGGCGCTATCAGAGCCTCTACATTCCCAGCGACTTCTTTGACGCTGTCTTCACCTGGGTGGATGCCTTCCCTGTGACACGCCCCTTCCAGTTTAGTAACGCCTGTAATTTCCACATCTTGCACAAAGAGGTTGATCCTCTAGTCAAGAACACAGCTGTGCTGGACCCCCCAGATGCCAACCACACCTATAGTGCTAAG GTGATGCTGCTGGCTAACCCCAGTATCGAGGAGCTCTACCATAAGTCCTGTGCTCTGGCAGAGGACACCCAGGAAATAAGAGACACCTTCCAACACCCTGCCAGACTCATTAAG TTTTTGGTGGGAATGAGAGGTAAAGACGAGGCCATGGCCATCGGTGGTCACTGGTCTCCCTCTCTGGACGGAGCTGACCCAGAGAAGGATCCCTCAGTCCTCATAAAGACAGCCATACGCTGTTGCAAGGCACTCACAGGCATAGACCTTGGTCTGTGCACTCAGTG GTATCGTTTTGCAGAGATTCGCTATCATCGGCCGGAGGAGACTCACAAGGGGCGGACAGTCCCTGCTCATGTGGAGACAGTGGTTTTGTTTCTTCCGGATGTTTGGCATTGTCTTCCTACCCGCTCAGAGTGGGAGGTGCTGTCACGGCGACTCCGGGAGCAGCTGGCTGAGAAGCTGTCGGCCGAGCGAAAGGAGGCGGATGGAGAACAG gaggaagaggagaaggatgaaGGGGAAGCGAAGGACGTTTGTATTCCGACTCACTGGACTAAACTTGACCCGAAATCAATGAAG GTAAATGACCTGCGAAAGGAGCTGGATTGTCGCTCTCTGAGCTCGAAGGGGTTAAAGTCGCAGCTGATCGCCCGCCTCACAAAGCAGCtgaaggtggaggagcaggtggaggagtcCAAAGagccagagaaaccagagagtaaagtggcagaggaagaggagccaaCTCGCACCGAGGAAGACAGAGAA gaggaggaaaagaagaggcTGGAGGAGATTGAACGCCAGCGCAGAGAAAGGCGCTACATCCTCCCTGATGAACCCACCATCCTCGTGCACCCCAACTGGGCAGCCAAGAGCGGCAAATTTGACTGCAGTGTCATGTCCCTGAGTGTGTTACTGGACTACCGACTGGAAGACAACAAGGAGCACTCGTTTGAG GTCTCCCTGTTTGCTGAGCTGTTTAACGAGATGTTACAAAGAGACTTTGGGTACCGCATATTTAAAGCCCTCGCTGCTATTCCTGCCAAAGacgagaagaaggagaaggacaagAAAGccaaaaaagaggcagaaaagaaGGACCCAGAGAAACGTGAAGTCaagaaggaaaaggaagaagagattGAAGAACCAGCTATCAAGAAAAccaaagaggatgaggaggacaaGAAG tTGGATGAAAAACCTGTGAAAAAAGAGGAGTctcgtgatgaagaggagaatgaagatGATGGCAGCACGGCCAATGCTGAAGAATACGACCCCATGGAGGCTGAAgatgcagatgatgatgatgacg ACAAGGAGGATGATGACTCAACTGGCAGGAAAGATCAGAAAGACGACCGCAAGTCATCAAAAGAGAGGGCCTCCAAAGACAAG GAAAAGAAGCAGATGGTCACATACAACAAGGAGCTGCTGATGGCGTTCGTCTACTTTGACCAGAGCCACTGTGGCTATTTGCTGGAGAGAGACCTGGAGGAGATCCTGTACACACTGGGACTACACTTGTCTCGTGCTCAG ATAAAGAAGCTGTTGAACAAACCGGTGATTAGAGAGTCTTGCTACTACCGTAAATTGACGGACAGGGGAAAGGACGAACCCATTCCCTCCATTACTGAAGCTCCGATAGAAAACCTCACAG GTAACCGAGGAGCACTTCCTATCCTGAAAGCTCGTGCTCAGTCAGAGGCCAGCGAGTCTGGTAATCTGATCGTCTATAACGGAGCCATGGTCGACATCGGCAGCATAATGCAGAAACTGGAGAAGAGTGAGAAGTCGAGAGAGGAGATAGAACAGAAACTCATGGTGCAGGATGTCAAAATGG ATGAAGATGCGAAGGTTAAAGCGCAGTTGGAACAAGCTAACAAAGCTTTATccagggagctggaggaggtgaaaacCACTCTGGTCCAAACTGAGCAGAATCTGAAGtccgaggaggagcagaagaccACCTACCACAGTCAGATTAGCAAGACGTGCAACTCCTTGATGACCACCGTCAAAGGGCTGATGTCTGTGATGACCAAG gatCAGAAAACGGACGCAGCTTTCCAGGAAGTGCTCAGCGATCACCTTCGGTTGTCTCAAACAAACGGCGCCGATGAATGA